Proteins from a single region of Palaemon carinicauda isolate YSFRI2023 chromosome 1, ASM3689809v2, whole genome shotgun sequence:
- the LOC137648673 gene encoding uncharacterized protein: MQQSYVEGTPLSRQTGLPSQSPKVSPTTIKPLRMVRHPLGPFKAQALPSSQEGKGDSFQGQELSQTQTGVQKSFRTNPRPSPICLTDRSPIKSQTQRHQLSLEKESDNTFKRQDLEDPFCLKNETTTMVRTEEPLQIGSSTVPLSTSDNSYQRVSEWMGGLLPASDVSGLLVTRHEAVPYQCSRSHGSVLDPEENLSSEVDPHQSSLRQHGSSPLPQQRGIQITQPESDPGHYLRLGSRQRLVPVSNSPSRSPECDSRLIIQDETTGIGMVPGHALLPVDTQAGSRSTGRSIRDPTQSQTPMLCDPEPGPSGLCHGRINPGLEPLAEDLLIPSSESSTESLTQTPLLPRGSGFSGTSLAKEQLVSSPPRVETPSLPDSIPQTDPSGPNSDCVRFLKDSQNPNFVDFMKFAARKDANIDPDNVLFIESNKRDSTIRLLRN; the protein is encoded by the coding sequence atgcaacagagctacgtcgaaggtactccactttctcgccaaactgggcttccaagtcaatctccgaaagtctcgcctacaaccatcaagccacttcgaatggttaggcatccgttgggacctttcaaagcacaggctctcccttcctcccaagaaggtaagggagatagcttccaaggtcaggaactttctcaaacacagacaggtgtccagaagagctttagaacgaatcctcggccttctccaatttgcctcactgaccgatctcctattaaaagccaaactcaaagacatcaattgagtttggagaaagagagcgacaatacctttaagagacaagacctcgaagatcccttctgtcttaaaaatgagactacaaccatggtccgaacggaggaacctctccaaatcggttcctctacagttcctctctccacaagtgacaattcataccaacgcgtctctgagtggatgggtgGGTTACTCCCagcatcagatgtttcagggctcttggtcacccgccatgaagcagttccatatcaatgttctcgaagccatggcagtgttcttgaccctgaagagaatctctcctccgaggtcgacccacatcagagtagtctcagacagcacggcagtagtccactgcctcaacagagggggatccaaatcacccaacctgaatcagatcctggtcactatcttcgccttggcagccgacaaagactggttcctgtaagcaactcacctagcaggagtccagaatgtgatagcagactcattatccaggacgagaccactggaatcggaatggtccctggacatgcactccttccggtggatactcaggctggttccaggtctacaggtagatctattcgcgacccaactcaatcacaaactcccatgttatgtgaccccgaacctggaccctcaggcttatgccatggacgcattaaccctggattggaaccattggcagaagatctacttattccctccagtgaatcttctactgaaagtcttacacaaactccgctccttccaaggggcagtggctttagtggcacctcactggccaaagagcagttggtttcctctcctcctcgagttgaaactccgtcccttccggattccattccccaaactgacccaagtggtccaaactcggactgtgtcagattcctcaaggatagccaaaaccctaacttt